From the genome of Cognaticolwellia beringensis, one region includes:
- a CDS encoding chemotaxis protein CheX, which produces MNAEFINPFLSSMLNVMSTMAQMDLTPEKPRLKKNEIAKGDVSGLIGMVSEQTKGSLSITFESKLALATMKKMVGEGPDEINDEITDLVGEITNMVTGGAKRMLSEKGIEFDMATPMVVSGPNHSIHHMADGPIVIIPLSSEFGNAYIEFSFDK; this is translated from the coding sequence ATGAATGCTGAGTTTATTAACCCCTTTCTTTCCTCGATGCTTAACGTTATGTCCACCATGGCGCAAATGGATCTAACGCCTGAAAAACCTCGTCTGAAAAAAAATGAAATAGCTAAAGGCGATGTTTCAGGGTTAATTGGCATGGTAAGCGAGCAAACTAAAGGGTCTTTATCTATTACCTTTGAAAGTAAGTTAGCACTCGCTACGATGAAAAAAATGGTCGGTGAAGGCCCTGATGAGATCAATGATGAGATTACTGATTTAGTTGGCGAAATTACCAACATGGTGACCGGTGGCGCTAAACGCATGCTAAGTGAAAAAGGTATTGAGTTTGATATGGCAACGCCAATGGTAGTCTCTGGCCCAAATCACTCTATTCATCACATGGCTGATGGTCCAATTGTTATCATTCCGCTCTCATCAGAATTTGGTAATGCATATATCGAGTTTAGTTTCGATAAATAG
- a CDS encoding DUF6702 family protein — MSLNLAKRFFVLLLCGLTANAVAHRYFFSITDLSLNERSQSIEVIHQITAHDIDNAIAETKQIHFSVAHPDYENYIRQYIEAHFQLHYQDQPISLNWVGLEVNKGNIFIYQEAEFYHALIGLNITNSLLTERYAKQVNTVNFSDPQIKGSLTFNRSVIINEIKNNN, encoded by the coding sequence ATGTCGTTAAACCTAGCTAAACGCTTTTTTGTTTTGCTATTGTGTGGGCTAACCGCAAACGCGGTTGCCCACCGTTACTTTTTTAGCATCACTGATTTATCGCTTAATGAGCGAAGCCAATCGATTGAGGTTATCCATCAAATAACCGCTCATGATATTGACAACGCTATTGCCGAAACTAAACAGATCCATTTCTCAGTTGCGCACCCAGATTACGAAAACTATATTCGACAATATATTGAAGCGCATTTTCAACTACATTATCAAGATCAACCTATCTCGTTAAATTGGGTAGGCCTTGAAGTGAACAAGGGTAATATTTTTATTTACCAAGAAGCTGAATTTTATCATGCTTTAATAGGTCTAAATATAACCAATAGCTTGCTAACCGAACGATACGCTAAACAAGTCAATACAGTTAATTTTAGTGATCCGCAGATAAAAGGTAGCCTAACTTTCAACAGATCAGTTATTATTAATGAAATAAAAAATAATAATTAA
- a CDS encoding M1 family metallopeptidase, whose translation MKHSIKSALICLCVAVSSNALAKSSISDDKFRQLEENLPTPNTYRTASGAPGHQYWQQAVDYKIDITLDDEKQTLSGSETIDYTNNSPDTLRYLWLQLDQNKLADNAGAKTTRTAPSKKITYSGLRNAIETDEFQGGYDITKVTGSNGKALSYVINGTMMRIDLPKALKTGKSVELNINWNYQLHEQKVLGGRSGYEYFKEDDNYLYEIASWFPRAAAYYDVMGWQNKQFIGSGEFTLEFGDYDVSITVPADHVVAATGVLQNPKDVLTKTQRDRLTKAKKADKPVLIITPEEALENEKSRATTTKTWEFEAKNVRDFAFASSRKFIWDAQGYKGGKTDTMAMSYYPNEGNPLWEKYSTESIIHTMEQYNKYTFAYPYPVSISVNGPVGGMEYPMITFNGPRPTLDKETGEKTYSRRTKYGLIGVIIHEVGHNYFPMIVNSDERQWTWMDEGLNTFLQFVAEQAWEEGYPSRRGDAANITSYMKSDNQVPIMTNSESILQFGNNAYGKPATALNILRETVMGRELFDFAFKEYAQRWKFKRPTPADFFRTMEDASGVDLDWFWRGWFYTTDHVDIALGNIHLYRPNSQNPDTEEAWERALDNEKPDFISKVRNKDQWVRTDDKPELLDFYNEHDKFTATNAARNKYNKSNAKLEQWQKDLLVDERNFYIVDFENKGGLVMPIILELTYADNTTERVTLPAEIWRRNSKIVSKLLVREKELTGIAIDPNWETADVDVSNNYWPARPIKSRFDLYKRKKDDMMRDYNVELKSANDKEEKNKEEKEEVEQQ comes from the coding sequence ATGAAACACTCAATTAAATCTGCCTTAATTTGCTTATGTGTAGCTGTTAGTAGCAACGCTTTAGCAAAAAGTAGCATAAGTGACGATAAATTTCGTCAGTTGGAAGAGAACTTACCAACACCCAATACCTATCGAACAGCCTCTGGCGCACCAGGCCATCAATATTGGCAACAAGCAGTTGATTATAAAATTGATATTACGTTAGATGACGAGAAGCAAACGTTGTCAGGTAGCGAAACCATTGATTACACTAACAACTCTCCTGATACCCTTCGTTATTTATGGTTGCAATTAGACCAAAATAAATTAGCAGACAATGCTGGAGCAAAAACAACCCGTACAGCTCCTAGTAAAAAAATTACCTATAGTGGTCTGCGAAATGCGATTGAAACAGATGAGTTTCAAGGCGGTTATGATATTACTAAGGTGACCGGTTCAAACGGCAAAGCCTTAAGTTATGTTATTAATGGCACTATGATGCGCATCGATCTTCCAAAAGCACTAAAAACCGGTAAGAGCGTAGAGCTCAATATTAATTGGAATTACCAATTACATGAGCAAAAAGTTTTAGGTGGTCGTTCAGGTTACGAATATTTTAAAGAAGACGACAATTACCTTTACGAAATTGCTAGCTGGTTTCCTCGTGCCGCGGCTTATTATGACGTAATGGGTTGGCAAAATAAGCAGTTTATTGGTAGCGGTGAGTTCACTTTAGAATTTGGTGATTATGACGTTAGCATTACTGTTCCTGCTGATCATGTTGTTGCAGCGACCGGTGTTTTACAAAATCCAAAAGACGTATTAACAAAAACTCAGCGTGATCGTTTAACAAAAGCAAAGAAAGCTGATAAGCCAGTCTTAATTATTACGCCTGAAGAAGCTTTAGAAAACGAAAAATCTCGTGCTACCACAACCAAAACATGGGAATTTGAAGCTAAAAACGTACGAGATTTTGCTTTTGCCTCAAGTCGTAAATTTATTTGGGATGCACAGGGTTATAAAGGCGGTAAAACCGACACTATGGCAATGTCTTACTACCCGAATGAAGGTAATCCGTTATGGGAAAAATATTCGACTGAGTCGATAATCCACACCATGGAACAATATAATAAGTATACTTTTGCTTATCCATACCCTGTTTCTATCTCGGTAAATGGCCCTGTTGGCGGAATGGAATACCCGATGATCACTTTCAACGGTCCACGCCCGACTTTAGATAAAGAAACCGGTGAAAAAACCTATTCTCGCAGAACTAAATACGGCCTAATTGGCGTTATTATTCATGAAGTGGGACATAACTATTTCCCAATGATTGTTAACTCTGACGAACGTCAGTGGACCTGGATGGATGAAGGTTTAAATACTTTTCTACAATTTGTTGCTGAGCAAGCATGGGAAGAAGGTTACCCATCTCGCCGCGGTGATGCTGCCAATATTACCAGCTACATGAAAAGTGACAACCAAGTCCCTATCATGACCAACTCAGAATCTATTTTGCAATTTGGTAACAACGCTTACGGCAAGCCAGCAACGGCATTAAACATTTTACGTGAAACCGTTATGGGCCGTGAATTATTTGATTTTGCTTTCAAAGAATACGCACAACGTTGGAAGTTTAAACGCCCTACCCCTGCTGATTTTTTCCGTACGATGGAAGATGCTTCAGGTGTTGACTTAGACTGGTTTTGGCGTGGTTGGTTCTACACCACAGATCATGTTGATATTGCTTTAGGTAATATTCATTTGTATCGTCCAAATAGCCAAAACCCGGATACAGAAGAAGCATGGGAACGTGCTCTAGACAACGAAAAACCTGATTTTATCAGCAAAGTTCGTAATAAAGATCAGTGGGTTAGAACAGACGATAAACCTGAATTATTAGATTTTTACAATGAGCATGATAAGTTTACTGCCACCAATGCAGCACGTAACAAATATAACAAAAGTAATGCAAAGCTAGAGCAATGGCAAAAAGACCTACTTGTTGACGAAAGAAACTTCTACATTGTTGATTTTGAAAATAAAGGTGGGCTAGTTATGCCGATTATTTTAGAGCTAACTTATGCTGACAATACGACTGAACGGGTAACATTACCGGCTGAAATCTGGCGCCGTAACAGCAAAATAGTATCTAAATTACTTGTTCGTGAAAAAGAATTAACCGGTATCGCAATTGATCCTAATTGGGAAACAGCCGATGTAGATGTGAGTAACAACTACTGGCCTGCACGTCCAATTAAATCTCGCTTTGATTTATACAAACGCAAGAAAGATGACATGATGCGCGATTACAATGTTGAATTAAAAAGTGCTAATGATAAAGAAGAGAAAAACAAAGAAGAAAAGGAAGAGGTTGAACAACAATAA